CAGCAGCGGCATCGGCGCCTCGATGTCATCGACGGGCTGCAGCGATCGGGTCTGCGCCGCTGGTTCGATCGTGTGCCGTGAGCCGTCCGGCAGCACGACGACGTGCTCCACCTCGTGGATGTCGACGTACCCAGCGCGGAAGACGCCGTACGGCGAACCGTCGCCGGGCGGCGCGGTGACGTGGAATCCGGGGTAGCTCGCGAGCGCCAGCTCGACCGCCGCGTTGCTGAACGCGCGGCCGACGACCTTCGGATCCGGATCCTTCACCGCGCATCGGAGGAAGACGCTCGCCTCCTCCTCGGACTCGGCGTTCGGCTTCTCGGTCCAGGCCAGGGTCCAGCGGAGCTCAGCCGGCTTTGAAGGCAATGCCTGCTCGAGCTGTCGTTGCACCAGTTCGGCCTTCTGTTCCAGCTGCAGCCCGGTGAGCACGAAGTCGACCTCGTTGCGGAAGCCGCCGACGCTGTTCAGCGAGACCTTGTACGTCGGCGGCGGGGCTTCACCGCGGACGCCGGAGATCTTGACGCGGTCCGGACCGTCCTCGTCCAGCTCGATCGAATCGAGGCGCGTGGTGACGTCCGGACCGGCGTACCGGGCGCCGGCGATCTCGTACAGCAGCTGCGCCTTGACCGTGTCGATTGTGACCGCGCCGCCGGTCTTGTCGTGCTTGGTGATCACGCTGCTGCCGTCCGCGTGGATCTCCGCGATCGGGAACCCGGGACGCCCGAAGTCCCGGATCTCGGTGAAGAACGCGTAGTTCCCGCCGGTCGCCTGGCAACCGCACTCGATCACATGCCCGGCGACGACGGCTCCGGCGAGTTCGTCGTACTGCGTCCGCTTCCAGCCGTGATGTGCCGCGGCCGGCCCGACGATCACCGAGGCGTCCGTGACGCGACCGGTCACCACCACATCCGCGCCTGCCTGCAAGGCCTCTGCTATTCCCCACGCGCCGAGATAAGCGTTCGCCGTCAGCGGCTCGCCCAGCTCGAGCTCCTTTGCGCGGCCGAGCAGATCGTCGCCCTCGACGTACGCGATCTTGGGATGCAGTCCGAGCTTCTCGGCGAGCTCCGTGATCGCCTGAGCGAGGCCGGACGGGTTGAGTCCGCCGGCGTTGCTGACGATCTTCACGCCGCGATCGAGCGCCTCACCGAGCCCGGTCTCCAGTTGCTTGAGGAACGTCCGCGCGTAGCCCAGCGCCGGGTCCTTCAGACGATCGCGACCGAGGATCAGCATCGTCAGCTCGGCCAGGTAGTCCCCGGTCAGCACGTCGAGCGGCCCGCCGGTCAGCATCTCCTGCACCGCGCTGAACCGGTCCCCGTAGAAGCCGGACGCGTTACCGATGCGGATCGGCTCAGTCATGTTGTCCTGCCTGACGACCCTTCCCGGGCAGACCGGCGAACGCCTGGATGATCCCCATCCACTCCTCGGCGTCGGCTCCCTCGGCCCGCACGGCCAGGTCGTCCCGATGCCGGCGTTGCGTCGCGAGCAGACAGAAGTCGAGTGCCGGCGCACTCACCCCCTGCGCGGCATCCTCCGGACCCCAGGTCCATGCATCGCCGTCCGGTCCGGTGAGCTCGACGCGGAACGGTTCGGTGGGCGGCTTGCGGTTGTTGAGCAGGTACGCGAAGTCGCGCGTGCGGACCGCGAGGTGGGCGACGTGCCGCAGCCGGTTGCTCGGCTGTCGCTGTACGCCGAGGGCGTCGAACACGTCCTGCCCGTGCGCCCAGGTCTCCATCAGTCGCGCGGTCGCCATCGACGTCGGGCTCATCGGCGGTCCGTACCACAGCACCTTCTCGCCGGCCGGCACCTTCTTCAGCGCCTCGGCGACCTCGGCCCGGGTCTCCCGCCAGTACGTCAGCAACTGGTCCGGCGGCAGTGCGGCAGTCTCCTCGGCACCGTCGTCGACGTACGTCGTCGGACTCCCGGCCGCTGTCTGCAAAGACTCCTTGAACGCCTCGGGATCGGTCGCGGCCAGCTGCGTGGCCTCGTCGGTCCAGGCCAGGTGGGCGATCTGGTGTGCGATCGTCCAGCCCTCGGCCGGCGTCGGCGTCGACCACTCCCCAGCGGCCAACCCACCGACCAGCCGATCCAGCTCCGCACTCTCGGCCCACAGGTCCGCCAGCACTTCGTCCAGTTGCACGCTGCACTCCCTCGCGAGGCACTCGTGGAGCCGAGCGTCCCACGGGTGAGAAAAAGAATCAAGCGTGCTTGTTTTTGGCGAAGCGGACCGCCACGCAGGCAGAACTGCCCGATCGGCCGCTGAGACCGGCGGTTTGCGGACTTACGCCTGCGCGGCGGTTCGCGCCGGCGGCGGGCAGCGGGCCGGGTAGCTGACTTGTCACGGTGATTACTGGCGTAGTCGGGTGATCACTAGGGTCGAGTCATGGATCTGAACAGCCCGATCAGCACGGTTGTGCCGTCGTTGGACGGGCCGGTGTTGCAGGTGCTGGCCCAGGCCGAGGACGGCCTGTCGGGGCGGCAGATCCACAAGCTCGCCGGCTCCGGCAGCGTCGCGGGCGTGCGGCTCGTACTCCAGCGGCTCGCGGCGACCGGGCTGGTGCACGTCGACGACCTGGGCAACTCGTTGCTCTATCGCCTCAACCGCAAGCACCTCGTCGCACCGATCGTCGAGCAGCTCGCGAACCTCCGCAGTACGTTGGTCGCCCGCCTCGCCGACGAGATCAGCGGCTGGCGGATCCCACCGGTGCACACGAGCGTGTACGGCGCGGTCGCGCGCGGCGACGGTGATCTCGACAGCGACGTCGACCTGCTGCTGATCCGTCCGGACCAGCACGAGTTCGAGGACGTGCTGTGGGAGGACCAGGTCGGCCGGCTGATGCAGACCGTCGTCGACCTCACCGGGAACCCGGCCCATGTCTTCGAACTGAGCCAGACCGAGTTCTCGGACCACCTGGCCACGGAGGATCCGATCCTCAACGACTGGATGCAGCCGAGCATCCAGCTGACCGGGGTCCCGCTGAACGTGCTGCTGACTGACCTAGAGGCAGCCCTTCCCCGCTAACCGGAGCCTGTGGGTACGCTGCCTTTCAACATTGTCAGGACTATCCACCCGGGACCACTCAATGACCCGCATCGCCATCGACGGCGGCCAGTCGGCTCTCCGTCTCCGTGTCCTCCCGTCCCGACGTACCGGCAACGGCCCGGGCTACACGCACGGACCGGACGCCGTCTCCAACCTTCTCGACGCGATTCGCGCTGCCGCGTCCGAGGCCGAGCTGACCGGTCCGGTCGACGTCGTTGCTCTCGGCCTCACCGGCTACCCCCAGGCGCACGGCGCCGCGGAACGGTTCGCGGCTGAGGTCGGTGAGGTGCTGAACGCCGACGAAGTACGTCTCTCCCAGGACATGGTCACGGCGCACGCCGGCGCGTTGCCGGACGGGTACGGCGTCGTTGTTGCCGCGGGCACTGGGCTCGTGTGTCTCGCAGTGGATCGCGACGGCACGTGGCGCAAGCTCGACGGGCACGGGTATCTGTTCGGCGACGCCGGTAGTGCCTTTGCGATCGGCCGCGCCGGACTGGTCGCCGTACAGCGTGCTCGGGACGGCCGTGGTCCGGTGACGAAGCTCGCGGACACGGCGCTCGATCCCGTTGCGCTGTACCGGTCGTCCACGCTGGTCGACGACGTGGCCCGCTTCGCACCCGAAGTACTGCGGTGTGCGGCCGAAGGCGATCCGGTCGCGCTCGAGCTCCTGGTTCAGGCGGCCGGCGACATCGCCGAGACGATCGGCGCCGCAGTCGACCAACTGGCCGGTGAGGGGCCCGTCCCGGTCGCGTGTGTCGGCGGCCTCTTCGACGGTGCCGGTGAGCAGTTGCTGACTCCTGTCCGCGACGCGCTGCCGTCGCGGGCCAAGCTGACGCCGGCGGCGGGCAACTCGCTCGACGGCGCGGAACGCCTCGCCACTGGACCAGCCGGAACGTATGCCGATCTGATCATCACGCACCGT
This Kribbella sp. NBC_00482 DNA region includes the following protein-coding sequences:
- a CDS encoding N-acetylglucosamine kinase encodes the protein MTRIAIDGGQSALRLRVLPSRRTGNGPGYTHGPDAVSNLLDAIRAAASEAELTGPVDVVALGLTGYPQAHGAAERFAAEVGEVLNADEVRLSQDMVTAHAGALPDGYGVVVAAGTGLVCLAVDRDGTWRKLDGHGYLFGDAGSAFAIGRAGLVAVQRARDGRGPVTKLADTALDPVALYRSSTLVDDVARFAPEVLRCAAEGDPVALELLVQAAGDIAETIGAAVDQLAGEGPVPVACVGGLFDGAGEQLLTPVRDALPSRAKLTPAAGNSLDGAERLATGPAGTYADLIITHRRARPR
- a CDS encoding TIGR03084 family metal-binding protein; translated protein: MQLDEVLADLWAESAELDRLVGGLAAGEWSTPTPAEGWTIAHQIAHLAWTDEATQLAATDPEAFKESLQTAAGSPTTYVDDGAEETAALPPDQLLTYWRETRAEVAEALKKVPAGEKVLWYGPPMSPTSMATARLMETWAHGQDVFDALGVQRQPSNRLRHVAHLAVRTRDFAYLLNNRKPPTEPFRVELTGPDGDAWTWGPEDAAQGVSAPALDFCLLATQRRHRDDLAVRAEGADAEEWMGIIQAFAGLPGKGRQAGQHD
- a CDS encoding acyclic terpene utilization AtuA family protein, whose translation is MTEPIRIGNASGFYGDRFSAVQEMLTGGPLDVLTGDYLAELTMLILGRDRLKDPALGYARTFLKQLETGLGEALDRGVKIVSNAGGLNPSGLAQAITELAEKLGLHPKIAYVEGDDLLGRAKELELGEPLTANAYLGAWGIAEALQAGADVVVTGRVTDASVIVGPAAAHHGWKRTQYDELAGAVVAGHVIECGCQATGGNYAFFTEIRDFGRPGFPIAEIHADGSSVITKHDKTGGAVTIDTVKAQLLYEIAGARYAGPDVTTRLDSIELDEDGPDRVKISGVRGEAPPPTYKVSLNSVGGFRNEVDFVLTGLQLEQKAELVQRQLEQALPSKPAELRWTLAWTEKPNAESEEEASVFLRCAVKDPDPKVVGRAFSNAAVELALASYPGFHVTAPPGDGSPYGVFRAGYVDIHEVEHVVVLPDGSRHTIEPAAQTRSLQPVDDIEAPMPLLQLSSGPPRTREVPLGRIAGARSGDKGGDANVGVWARDEKTWRWLAHTLTVELFNTLLPETQPLIVTRYLLPNLWAMNFVVEGLLGEGVAAQARFDPQAKALGEWLRSRYVDVPEVLL